A single window of Buchnera aphidicola (Aphis nasturtii) DNA harbors:
- the hisS gene encoding histidine--tRNA ligase — MNKQINSIRGMHDYFSEDLDIWHKLEKKFKQVLNSYSFEEIRLPILEKTEIFQRAIGNVTDIIEKEMYSFYDKKGNSLTLRPEGTVGCVRAIIQNNLLHKKKLKFWYLGPMFRYERPQKGRYRQFYQLGAEIFGLSSIDIDLEVILLTNRLWKILGINCYLTLEINSIGLQLDRIKYQKELVLFLEKHKSFLDEESKRRLYSNPFRILDSKNLNIQNILKKAPLLNNFINEKSLNRFDNLCHMMNLYSIEYKYNPNLIRGLDYYNDTVFEWKSDLIGAQNTICAGGRYNSLVQELGGIKKSAIGFAIGIERLILLIKSLNIFSKKIEKINIYIIFIGEENKIHAINLSEEIRDIYPKLKIFVSFSNCSLVKKIKHAVESLSRIAILIGPNEIEKKYYLTKELETKKEFYLFKSELMLKINSIFSK; from the coding sequence GTGAATAAGCAAATTAATTCAATTAGAGGAATGCATGATTATTTTTCTGAGGATTTAGATATTTGGCATAAATTAGAAAAAAAATTTAAACAGGTTTTAAATAGTTATTCTTTTGAAGAGATCAGGCTTCCTATATTAGAAAAAACAGAGATTTTTCAAAGAGCGATTGGCAACGTTACAGATATCATAGAAAAAGAAATGTATTCATTTTATGATAAAAAAGGAAACAGTTTAACTCTAAGACCTGAAGGAACTGTCGGTTGTGTTCGAGCTATAATACAAAACAATTTATTGCATAAAAAAAAATTAAAATTTTGGTATTTAGGACCGATGTTCAGATATGAACGTCCTCAAAAAGGACGTTATCGTCAATTTTATCAACTAGGTGCAGAAATTTTTGGATTAAGCTCAATAGATATTGATTTAGAAGTAATTCTATTAACAAATCGTTTATGGAAAATTTTAGGTATTAATTGTTACTTAACATTAGAAATCAATTCAATTGGTTTACAATTAGATCGAATTAAATATCAAAAAGAACTAGTTTTATTTCTTGAAAAACATAAATCTTTTTTAGACGAAGAATCTAAAAGGCGTTTATATTCTAATCCATTCCGAATTTTAGACTCTAAAAATTTAAATATTCAAAATATATTAAAAAAAGCTCCATTGTTAAATAATTTTATTAATGAAAAATCATTAAATCGATTTGATAATTTATGTCATATGATGAATTTATATAGTATTGAATATAAATATAATCCTAATTTAATAAGAGGTTTAGATTATTATAATGATACAGTATTTGAATGGAAAAGCGATTTAATCGGAGCTCAAAACACTATTTGTGCGGGTGGTAGATATAATTCTTTAGTTCAAGAATTAGGAGGTATAAAAAAATCAGCAATAGGATTTGCTATAGGCATTGAACGTTTAATTTTATTGATAAAATCATTAAATATTTTTTCTAAAAAAATAGAAAAAATTAATATTTATATTATTTTTATAGGAGAAGAAAATAAAATTCATGCTATTAATTTATCAGAAGAAATAAGAGATATATATCCTAAACTGAAAATATTTGTAAGTTTTTCAAATTGTAGTCTTGTAAAAAAAATCAAACACGCTGTTGAATCATTATCTCGCATTGCTATTTTAATAGGTCCAAATGAAATTGAAAAAAAATATTATTTGACAAAAGAACTAGAAACAAAAAAAGAATTTTATCTTTTTAAAAGTGAATTAATGCTAAAAATTAATAGTATTTTTAGCAAATAG